TTGCAATAGTATTTTTAACTTGTAATGTGTTAACATTCAGAGATGTTTGTTGATTTCTAATACATTCCCCAATAACTTCAAATATATGATTGATCCACATCATTGTGATAAGATTCTTTATCTTACTCATCTAACAtgtactttctctctctcactttttctgTTGCTCTCAGGCCTCTAAAGTGAATGGGCTGACGCGGGCGGGCTCGGCACAAGCTGTCGGTGGTGCCAAAAAGAGCCGTGACTTCCGACTGCCGTCCAAAACTGTGAAGAAATACACAGCCACCGTGTCCAAGGGCCACGTCACCTACACCAAAGCCAAACAGAAAGAACTGGGCAAGAAAACCAAACtcagcaacagcaacaaacacaacagCGCCGCCTCGACACCATCGTCAGCGAACAATCACAATCAGCACAGCCAGCCAGCAGCCAGCAATGGGCTGGCCAACTCAGGAAAAGCAGCGGCACCAGCCCACCACAGCAATGCAAAAACCCGCAAACAGGTGCTATTATCCAATGGGCTGCACAATGTGGCTGCCACCGCCCGCCTCAACGGCAGGCTAAATGGGCAGCGGCACAACATCTTGACCAGGGAGGACGGGCAGAGACAGTATCAGCAGGGGGAGTGCCCGGGTCGAGAGGGACTGCGTAACTCAAAGCGGCGTCTAGAGGTGGTCCTCAATTCTGTGGGGACAGGGATTGTTGATCACAAAGCCAAAACCACTGGCACTGAAGCCAAGAAAGCCAAGCTTCAACCCACGCCCCTGGAGACACGCAGCAGCAAGAAGGCGGCCAATCAAGAGAAAGTTGCCACACAAACCACCACCCCTACCACTCCAGTTTCTAATGGACATGAATCAGTCACATCCCCTGCTCCTAAACAAAGTCCTCCTGTTACCCCACTTCCACTTCCCTGTACCCCTCCTCAACACACCCCGCCTCCTTTTACACCAGCAGCCAATTCGGAGCCGGTGAACCAGCGACCCAAGCGGGCATCAGCCGGCAAGCTGATGTTGATTCGACAAGCGCAGCAGCAGAGCAGGTCTCACGGTCGgagctcctcctcctcatccccttCATCAGGCCAGAATCAGCCACAGAACCCCAGTCGTACCAGCACTACCTCAGACCCCCAACAAacctctgtgtcctcctccaccacctcctctcTGCTTATATCCACCAACAACACCGGACTCAAGCCAGCAGCTTTTCGGCCCACTGATCGTGACAAGGAGTGGGAGCATGAGAAGGAGATGGCACGCCAGAAGGAACGTGAGCAGGAAAAGGAGTGGGAGCGCCAGCGGAGCAGGCCAGATGGATGGGCAGCACTGGGTGAAGCCCCTGTCTTCCGGCCAGTGCCGCGGGAGTTCCAGGACCCTCTGGTGTACTTGGATGCGGTGAGGGAACAGGCCGAGGTGGCTGGCATGTGCCGCGTGGCTCCACCAACCGACTGGAGGCCAGAGTGCAAACTGAGCGAGGAGATGCGTTTTGTTACACAGGTACAGAGGGTCCACATGCTTGGCCGGCGCTGGGGGCCCAACGTGCAGCGGCTGGCCTGCATCCGCAAGCACCTCAAATCTCAGGGCATTACCATGGATGAGCCTCCTGTCATTGGTAAGTTAGCCAAACAGGTgaacatacatatgtatatgtgcaCAGCTCAATTTAGTCTACAAAACTCTTTCCTGACTTGATAGAATTGACTGAGCAATAAGCCACAGGTTTCTTCCTGCAGGCTGCTACAGAGGACCAGAGCTATTGATTTTACAGGAGTGAATTAAACCCAGACACCCCGTTTCAAACTGAGGCCTCGTCTCAGCCCTGTCTACGCTGTTTCTCTTTCACAGTTTTTGTTGATTGTAAAGATGGGAAAAGgttacagatacagtatatgaaaaGAATCATGTATTGAAACAAAACAACTGCCTTTTACCTTCTCAGTATCCTGCAGCTTTTAAACTGTGTTTTGTTACTCCTGTTGGGCTCTATAAAGTCGAGCAGGCATCACAAATGTTGCTATTTCTATTGGTGTCAATGGTGCTCTGAAAGCTTCAGTGGCATTCCGCCCGATTTTATCTTCCTGTTTAAAGATGACAATAACAATGTGGAACAATTTGGCTAGGGGCCTGGCAGgccacaaaaaacaatatttcctCCAAATTGTCCTTTTACCTTCCATTTCTCACAATTACATCAGCATTTTATGAGCCTTTAAACAGCCCCAGTTTAGACAGACACTGTATGAGTTTTCTATATGTATGCACCCCATGCCCATTTAGTTGTAGATTTGTATTAGTTTTTCGCTGGCTTGCATTGTGCAAGTgcagagctgtttttttttttgcttttatatacCACTATATTCCAATTAGCCCAGTGTGAGAATAGTTGGTATGCAGCTGTTGGCCAAAGAGACCTGGTAGCCAGTCAACCGCGGTGGAATGGCTTCAGCCAGCCGGGATACCCTGGTTCCAAATTACTTCCTTTATTGTGCCCAGCAGATCAGTTTTAAATTGACAGAATTTGTTTGGCACAATGATGGTTCAGATCATTTTGAAAGGTGATGACCCAATTGACTGTTTCAAATCAAATTAACTGGGCTCAACGGAAATGCATGTTTAGCCAATGGCGCGGATGCTCttcttgatttaatttttttgttttgttttttaatttgaatttaaGTAAAAACATGCAGCAAATTGTTATACACATAGTTCACATACATAGCAGTGTTGGGTGGGCCAAACCTTTTGTTATTGAAGGTGACAATATCTCCTTTTGATTGATTTGAATCAATCAAGACACATTGAGTCCTGTTGGAACTGTCACAACCCCACTAAGCTTACTCCTTATTTTTTCCTTAATCAATCTTCTCTTTGTTCTTCTGCTCCACACAGGTGGCTGTGAAGTGGACCTGTCACGTTTTTTCCAGCTCATTAATGATATGGGCGGCATGCAGCAAGTGATGGACCTGAAAAAGTGGACCAAGCTAGCTGACCTTCTGCGCATCCCTAAGTCAGCGCAGGACCGGCTGGCCAAGCTGCAGGAAGCGTACCTCCAGTACATCCTCTCTTATGACTCGCTCAGCGCCGAGGAGCGCCTGCGACTGCAGGCCGAggtgctgcaggaaaaaaagaaccTGGAGTTGCGCCGGGGCCCTCTGGAAGGACTCTCGGACTCCTCAGCACCTAGTGCACTGGTGCTGCCGCGCTATGAGCCCAAGAATGGGCTAGTAGGTGGGATAGTGGGAGGGGCAACAGGAAACCACCGCACCAATGGAGTGTATCACCATCTGAAGGAACTGGAGGCTCAGGTCAAAGCGGGCCGGCGCCGGCTCTTCGCTCAGGAAAAACAAGGCAAAGAGGACAGGCAGCATGGAGAGGAGCAACAGCAGCAGGACGAGGACAGGGGCGTTCTCAGTGACCAGCACAAATGTATTAACAAGGTGAGGATGAGGGAGACATTTGCTGTTTGTACCACATATTTGAACCATACAGACAAAGAGGTGCATGAGGGTTTCTttctaaaataatttttatGATCTTAAGTTAAGTCATTTAGTAACCATTAACGTCTTTTGACCACAGGGTCAATCCATTAGGGGTGGGGCTGGCAGTAGCTTAGTCCGGAGGGAGTTGGGTCGGGAATTGGAGGGTCGGTGATTCAAGTCCCCTAACGGACCGGAGTGTGGAGTTGTAGCTACAGCGCctctgccaaggtgctcttgagcaaggcattctcctccccctccctccgctcagggcgctggtccagcactggcagcccactcgctctgacatctctccatttgtgcatgaataggtcctgagcatgtgtgtgtatttcaggcctgtgtgtggtgATTGCTTACAGAGTATAAATTGTAATTGCCCCACTATCAATAAAAGGTAtagtataaattaaaaatgtaattaattaaaaaaaattattatagcGTTCGCTGTGAAGTTTACATTTAGCCATTTTTGCATCAGCAGTAGCACTGAGGCATAGGAACATGGgtgcttccttccttctcaTTGGTTGCCATCCATATtcagttgtgttttgttgtcaaCAGTCTTCAAAGGCCACAATGTTGCTCAGCCAGATGTTTGCTGTCTCACTACTATCTGAATTATGACTAAAGTCACACATGAGGTGCAAACGGCCTACATTTTTCATAGTATCACCACTAAAATGAAACACCAGAGGGTTTGGAAATTGCTGTGCCTGTTAAGTGAAAAAATATGCACCCTGTCTTCAGAAGGAGCTAAGCTATGCTATAAATGTTTACAACACACTATGGATGGGCTTCTCTTAGAATAATGTCACTGTGGTGTTGAGTACAAAGATGTACCTTGCACCTCTCGTGGGTTTGTTAATATTTCTGTGCAGCTGTGTGGTAAGGTGGTCAGTAGTATTTACCCTGTGCGTGTGCTCACATGAGCTGTATTCCCACCTACCCAGCCTGTTGGCAGCTGTGTTGATTCTGGCTGGCTAAAATGTAGGTCAGAGAGAAGGCAGCCCCAAACCAGCCCTTCCCCTCACCCCTGCCCCCTCTGCCCCCCCCATGTGCCCTCCCTCTGAAGAACTGAGATATTGTCAACACGCTTGACCCAATACAGTCCATAGACCTCTGAATTATAGAAGAACTATTCAATCTAGTGACATATGAATGTCTGTCACCATCCTGACAGGACAGACTTGTCTAAATATGACCCATCACTGTTCTCCACAGCTCAGATTTGTATGCATTTTTCATCAGAAGTGGCCCCCAAGAGGAGGTtatatttcactttttctgTCAAGAGAACAAAGTGCATGTCAAGAGTATAATTAACTCTAATTACAGCAGGAAAAGCTTGGACAAGTGCTGCTACTGACTAACAAAAGTCTTGCTTACTAGGTCACTGCTATACTGTATTATTTAACTGCCTTATTTTACAACCCTGTAGCTATTGTAATTCTAATAAGAGAAATTGTAATAAGGTCAATTTGTTTGTTGAAAACATCTGGATTacctaaaaaggaaaaaaagacaagagagaCAAATTGTCACTGTGAGGATTAGGAATCTGCAAGGTCATCTTTCAGCAGGGCCTTAATGTCTGAGCCAGTAGATTGATGGTAGCCTTCTAAGCTTCTCTGTGGGAGTGTCAATGCTAGAGGGGGTCAAGTCCGGGGGAAATGTATCTATGGCTTGTAAGGGAGGCAAAGAGGTGGAGTCGCATatagacacatacagtacatacacatgtAGAGTTGTCTATGCATGTACATTCTTTTGACCGTAATGCTTTCCCGCGGACttttttactcaaataaacaTGTGGTGGAAAATAGGAGAACTTGCAGTTCATTGATGTCCAGCAATGTTTTCTTGGCTCATGTTTTATTCACGCTCCACTCTCGTTTCACGTTCCCTACAGTTGTTTAAGCATGAGAGAAGACCATAAATATTTGGAGTGAAGTCTGGAGCATGCTGCACCTGTGACTCATAATGTTTAATACCTCTTTGTTGCAGGGGAAATCTGTGTCTTTGACTAACTTCTTCAGGATAGCCCGGAACACCATGACCATGTGCTTTAACAAGGAACCAGGGGCTGCTGAGGTTGaggttagcatgctaacgtctTGATTAAACAACTTGTACTTGTCTACTCTAAGAGTTTCTTGTGGCTCATCTTAAAATGTAGTCCCTTCCagatgacatttgtttttatctatGTTGATGTAAATCTCATTTAAATATTAAGTATTATTGTTTTTCAATTGACCTCAGCTAGCAACCGTTGTTTAGTCAGCTGACGTAACCAAATATGAGGCACACCTGAAACCTGTATCCTGCTTCCTGCAGCATTCTTTCACTGATTGgctttccttcctttcttcttcttgcaGGAAGAGTATTGGAGGATTGTGGAGCAGAGAGACAGCCATGTGGCGGTGCATTGTGGGAAGGTGGACACCAGTACACACGGCAGCGGATTCCCCACAGGAAAGTCAGAGCCATTTTCAAAGTAAGTAGCTCATAGGACTTAACACCGCACTCACTTCAAAGACTGTTAGTCCTGTCTTGTTAACCGGAAGGCCACTGGTATTAATCTCACATGGGGTATCTGGGAGTAACACTGTCCAACTTCTCTCATCTTTTCCTCAGACATGGATGGAACCTCACTGTCCTCCCCAATAACTCTGGATCCATTCTGAGGCATCTGGGTGCTGTGCCTGGTAAGGATTTATAAAGGCTGTAGCCGCTCAATATTAAACTCAAAGAAAAGATAATTTAGCTGCAAATTGCAACAGGAAAAATACATGTATAGGGCAAAAATGATCATTGTTTGTGTAATTTGCAGTTAGAAATAACTTATGttcttgtttctctttctttaaaCCCCTCTTGTCTCCCCAGGGGTGACCATTCCCTGGCTTAACATTGGCATGATCTTTTCTACCTCATGCTGGTCTCGAGACCAAAATCGCCTTCCATATGTTGATTACTTACACACTGGTGCTGATTGCATTTGGTAAGGTTCTTTTTCTCATCATCACTGGTATAGTGTATACatgataacaataaaacaataacaatataacTCTCCCCTTTGATACAGTCTCCTCTCTGTGGATAGTTCTTTGCAAGAGGAGTAAATCCAACCGATCATTTTATGTGAAGGAATGTATTATGGCTCTTTCCATGTTTGTTTATGTCTCTGTGTATTTGTCCCACAGGTATTCTGTCCCTGCTGAGGAGAAGGCTAAGCTGGACAAGGTGGTCCATACACTGCTTCAGGCCAATGGCACCCCAGGACTAGAAATGTTGGAAAAGAACATCATGGTCTGTGTTTTCTAATCTTTCCGTAACCACATTGTTACCAAGAAAAATGTGGTTTCAAAAATGTAATGctgttctctttttctcctccttaTTGATCTTCCAGATCTCTCCAGAGGTGCTGTGCCGCGAAGGGATCACGGTTTACCGTACGGTCCAGCGGAGCGGCCAGTTTGTGGTCTGCTACCCAGGTGCTTTTGTCTCTAAAGTGTGCTGTGGCTACAGCGTGTCAGAGACGGTGCACTTTGCCACACCGCACTGGATGAGCCTGGGTTACCAGGCTGCAAAGgtcagaatataaataaatggatgGGCAGATCAGTACAAGGGTCatgtggaaaacaaaatgtgtaataagggataaacattttttgtaaatataaaatcaaaatgtctcTTAGATGTCTTTGGAATGAATGTTTTGACTGTGTATATTACAGATTGGACATAcatgatgtattttttattttgcgtCACAACTCTGCCCCCCTGTGGCAGTGGCAGTTAAAGCTCTGAGTGATGTAGCGTTGATTGAAACGGAAATggattaattcatttaaaaccTAAAGCTTGATTCTCTAATCAGCCAGTGTGTTGAACTTTAAGGAGTAATTTCAGCTGTAATTCTCCCAGGGGgtgtatttagatttttttaatgtgaacatGAGCAAGCCTTTGGACCATTGGACCTCATTATAGCATTAATAGAGGAGAAGATAATGTTCCTAACTGTCATTATGGGGATGGAAGAACGTATACCATCGGCTATACCATCATAATAGCCACAGAAAAGATTGCTTCCAAGGGTTGACATTTatacaatgtactgtatttgagTGCACTGCCTGAAACATTTTCTTCCAAGTGGTGAACATCTTTTACTGAAGGATGAGGTACaggagaagacaaaaaaatattgatcTGAGTGTACAGAGTCTGTGGTTACTGCAAACAATTTCAGTATTACACACTGAAGGACATTATTAGCATGGTTGGAGCATATCAGTCAACTTGCTTGACTCTTACTTCATTAAATATCAGTTAAAATATCAGTATTTAGATGTGTGTTGGGGAAAGGTGCTGTCTTTCAGATGATGAGAAAATattacacattaaaacacatcgAAAGAGGtatagtggtaaaaaaagaggtgagtaaactataaattctgtgatcaggtggaccacgacgcgatcaccgataagggggcccacggcctacctgatgacatgtttgtttcaTTGTTCCCTCACAGGTCACACAATCAGTTCAGTTCATATATTAATCGAatttcttgttaaaaagactcaagaaggaattatatggttgaaatctataaagtttactaaatgacaaaacagagacaacaaaaatatgtgtaaaatattcacattaacaagctggaatcaaagacctttttagttttgtctttaaaatattactcaaaccaactaatcaattatcaaaatagtgatGATGGagtttattatatataaatacatagtaAAACCcccattgattttctccataagaatttaattatcagccataatgtataaaccatccgaggtagactgacccagtttctgtatatcaaccttgtaacattataagaaaaacaattatccactatcttacgtagaaaaactacattacccacaatcctaagcataccagcaacgtttctgattggtcaaacttgctgttaccatagaaacgtttACCGTAACAGCTAGAGCGACAACAATAACTAGCTACTGACTAGCAAAGGAGATCCTTACTACTTGATGTTCTAATCCCCCAGCGTCGACTTCAAGGCCGCTGCGATcgtgacttcaaggcacccaaccGTGCCCAACCCTATACCTTCCacgcagcgctgcctggaaggcgacacGGGGGAATATCACCAAACTCCACAAGAGATTGGTCAACACTGACGTAATGCAGGGCAATCTGAGACTTCTTCttaggtttaacaacctatgaaactaataatgaacaataaaCTAAACGACAcaagcttaatttagaatggctttgggagataggctattcagaggtggataaacgcactttggaggtgggtaaacgccatttccgaattttgagaggtgcataaacggcgtttacgtgcgtttagcctccactacatcactgatCGAAACAGTACGTTAGTGATTTACTGAGAACCATAATTTGTAATCTGTTCTGATTTTGTGTGCAGGACCTGAAATGTCGTCGTATAGCCAAACCCTTTTCCATGGAGAAGCTACTGTACCAGATTGCCACAGCCGAATCCAAGAGGGACAATGGCCTTCTCCTCACCACCATCTCCGCCCTACTCAAAGACCTCAGGTAGGAAGCAGCAGTGGTCCCGGCATATGCTCGtatttatacacatatacacaaatatacaaatactaTTCTGAACTGCAgattaaaatgttgcatttaaatgttgcattaagGGTATATTCATACTGTATTTTCTATAACTGTGTGTTATTTTATCTCAATAACTTTTATCCTTTGCCAATACCATTCTTCTTCATTAGAGGATGTCCCACTACTCACATTTTCACAGAGCAATAAAAGACATTCAACTAACCTATGAGGTTTGAGGATATTTTCAGACACAGATGAGTTTGGCATGCtctgattttaaacaaatgtaagcAGTATTTTTAGTCAAAGTCCATTGACTTTTTTCAGCACAAGTTCAGCTACAATAATATCCAAGTAGAATGTTATTCATAATTGAacgtaaaaagaaaattgtttttaaaaaaatttaaaaaaaaaaaaaagttaaataactaGTTTAacaaaagtagttttaaaaGTGTGCGGGAGTTACCATTGTGACGAACCATTTCGGTCACTTCTTAGAGTCAAGTCTTCGGTAAGTATCAAGCACAAACACTTTTATCTGTTTCATTGTTTTATACAAATCTAAAAATGTATGTCTGAATTGCGATCAGGAGTTAGCAGTGGAAGGAGGGGTAATGTCTCTTTACACTGAATGCCTTAAACTTAACATGTATCTTTCTTGTCCAAAAGGAACATAGAGATGCGCCAACGGCAGGAACTGTACAAGGCAGGTTTGCTTTCCTCCGCCCGCTACGGCACACATGACGGCAGCCTAGGGCCCGGTGAGGGACGCAAGAAGCCCCGCGGGAAATGGCTGGCACTGGAGTCCTCAGAGAGACGCTGCCAGATCTGTCAGCATCTCTGCTACCTGTCCATGGTAAGAGCAGAGGGCACATGAGTTTAACACACCGTGGTTGTAGGATACGAGGATTTAACTGCACACTGCAAGAACAT
Above is a window of Etheostoma spectabile isolate EspeVRDwgs_2016 chromosome 14, UIUC_Espe_1.0, whole genome shotgun sequence DNA encoding:
- the jarid2b gene encoding protein Jumonji isoform X1, whose product is MSKGRPKRNIIQKKYDDSDGIPWSEERVMRKVLYLSLKEFRSAQKRQLDGNGTPNSNGSLANGQLNGSGSKGSHKEDGSLRSQGHGSHEYCEDGPAKKRPRLQAQRKFAQSQPNSPSTTPVKVADPGSLNTALATVPSTSLSSLSSSSLSLSIQDLSRRKPKTEDFLTFLCLRGSSALPSNMAYFGSSQEEEDLENDDEEEEEEVRNGGGIHSHSGGSNSQALAFSSCHSTPRKGKLPARQPLNGHVFNSHGKAGTRESPRPKAGTHGRDAPAPPLPPPPPPPPPLLRERSERAEAREHAREQQALASSRGSAIGLPPRRAAEELRKQASKVNGLTRAGSAQAVGGAKKSRDFRLPSKTVKKYTATVSKGHVTYTKAKQKELGKKTKLSNSNKHNSAASTPSSANNHNQHSQPAASNGLANSGKAAAPAHHSNAKTRKQVLLSNGLHNVAATARLNGRLNGQRHNILTREDGQRQYQQGECPGREGLRNSKRRLEVVLNSVGTGIVDHKAKTTGTEAKKAKLQPTPLETRSSKKAANQEKVATQTTTPTTPVSNGHESVTSPAPKQSPPVTPLPLPCTPPQHTPPPFTPAANSEPVNQRPKRASAGKLMLIRQAQQQSRSHGRSSSSSSPSSGQNQPQNPSRTSTTSDPQQTSVSSSTTSSLLISTNNTGLKPAAFRPTDRDKEWEHEKEMARQKEREQEKEWERQRSRPDGWAALGEAPVFRPVPREFQDPLVYLDAVREQAEVAGMCRVAPPTDWRPECKLSEEMRFVTQVQRVHMLGRRWGPNVQRLACIRKHLKSQGITMDEPPVIGGCEVDLSRFFQLINDMGGMQQVMDLKKWTKLADLLRIPKSAQDRLAKLQEAYLQYILSYDSLSAEERLRLQAEVLQEKKNLELRRGPLEGLSDSSAPSALVLPRYEPKNGLVGGIVGGATGNHRTNGVYHHLKELEAQVKAGRRRLFAQEKQGKEDRQHGEEQQQQDEDRGVLSDQHKCINKGKSVSLTNFFRIARNTMTMCFNKEPGAAEVEEEYWRIVEQRDSHVAVHCGKVDTSTHGSGFPTGKSEPFSKHGWNLTVLPNNSGSILRHLGAVPGVTIPWLNIGMIFSTSCWSRDQNRLPYVDYLHTGADCIWYSVPAEEKAKLDKVVHTLLQANGTPGLEMLEKNIMISPEVLCREGITVYRTVQRSGQFVVCYPGAFVSKVCCGYSVSETVHFATPHWMSLGYQAAKDLKCRRIAKPFSMEKLLYQIATAESKRDNGLLLTTISALLKDLRNIEMRQRQELYKAGLLSSARYGTHDGSLGPGEGRKKPRGKWLALESSERRCQICQHLCYLSMVVQETDNVVFCLECALRYVEKHKSCRGLKMMYRYDEEQINSLVNQVCGRAMLKSAGGGVVVSAVGGDPCHGLSPAKASPAKRGPRKRTTVEVSLARLSSSHIPKAAAVS
- the jarid2b gene encoding protein Jumonji isoform X2 translates to MSKGRPKRNIIQKKYDDSDGIPWSEERVMRKVLYLSLKEFRSAQKRQLDGNGTPNSNGSLANGQLNGSGSKGSHKEDGSLRSQGHGSHEYCEDGPAKKRPRLQAQRKFAQSQPNSPSTTPVKVADPGSLNTALATVPSTSLSSLSSSSLSLSIQDLSRRKPKTEDFLTFLCLRGSSALPSNMAYFGSSQEEEDLENDDEEEEEEVRNGGGIHSHSGGSNSQALAFSSCHSTPRKGKLPARQPLNGHVFNSHGKAGTRESPRPKAGTHGRDAPAPPLPPPPPPPPPLLRERSERAEAREHAREQQALASSRGSAIGLPPRRAAEELRKQASKVNGLTRAGSAQAVGGAKKSRDFRLPSKTVKKYTATVSKGHVTYTKAKQKELGKKTKLSNSNKHNSAASTPSSANNHNQHSQPAASNGLANSGKAAAPAHHSNAKTRKQVLLSNGLHNVAATARLNGRLNGQRHNILTREDGQRQYQQGECPGREGLRNSKRRLEVVLNSVGTGIVDHKAKTTGTEAKKAKLQPTPLETRSSKKAANQEKVATQTTTPTTPVSNGHESVTSPAPKQSPPVTPLPLPCTPPQHTPPPFTPAANSEPVNQRPKRASAGKLMLIRQAQQQSRSHGRSSSSSSPSSGQNQPQNPSRTSTTSDPQQTSVSSSTTSSLLISTNNTGLKPAAFRPTDRDKEWEHEKEMARQKEREQEKEWERQRSRPDGWAALGEAPVFRPVPREFQDPLVYLDAVREQAEVAGMCRVAPPTDWRPECKLSEEMRFVTQVQRVHMLGRRWGPNVQRLACIRKHLKSQGITMDEPPVIGGCEVDLSRFFQLINDMGGMQQVMDLKKWTKLADLLRIPKSAQDRLAKLQEAYLQYILSYDSLSAEERLRLQAEVLQEKKNLELRRGPLEGLSDSSAPSALVLPRYEPKNGLVGGIVGGATGNHRTNGVYHHLKELEAQVKAGRRRLFAQEKQGKEDRQHGEEQQQQDEDRGVLSDQHKCINKGKSVSLTNFFRIARNTMTMCFNKEPGAAEVEEEYWRIVEQRDSHVAVHCGKVDTSTHGSGFPTGKSEPFSKHGWNLTVLPNNSGSILRHLGAVPGVTIPWLNIGMIFSTSCWSRDQNRLPYVDYLHTGADCIWYSVPAEEKAKLDKVVHTLLQANGTPGLEMLEKNIMISPEVLCREGITVYRTVQRSGQFVVCYPGAFVSKVCCGYSVSETVHFATPHWMSLGYQAAKDLKCRRIAKPFSMEKLLYQIATAESKRDNGLLLTTISALLKDLRGCPTTHIFTEQ